In Geotrypetes seraphini chromosome 4, aGeoSer1.1, whole genome shotgun sequence, a single window of DNA contains:
- the LOC117358742 gene encoding diphosphoinositol polyphosphate phosphohydrolase 2-like: MMKFKPNQTQTYNREGFKKWAACLCFRNKLEDEVLLVSSSLYPDQWIVPGGGLEPGGAAMREVYEEAGVKGKLRRLLGIFENQDQKHRTYVYVLTVNEILDDWEDSVTIGRKREWFKVKDALKVLQCHKPIHAEYLEKLKPMEIL, translated from the coding sequence ATGATGAAGTTTAAGCCGAACCAGACTCAGACTTACAACCGGGAAGGCTTCAAGAAATGGGCGGCCTGCCTGTGTTTCAGGAACAAGCTGGAGGATGAGGTACTATTAGTGAGTAGCAGTCTGTATCCAGATCAGTGGATTGTACCAGGGGGAGGACTGGAACCAGGAGGTGCTGCAATGAGAGAGGTGTATGAGGAGGCTGGAGTAAAAGGGAAGTTGAGGAGATTGCTGGGGATATTTGAGAACCAAGATCAGAAGCATAGGACCTATGTTTATGTACTTACAGTCAATGAAATATTGGATGACTGGGAGGATTCTGTTACcatagggagaaagagagaatggtttaAAGTGAAAGATGCCCTCAAGGTTCTTCAGTGCCACAAACCTATACATGCAGAATATTTGGAAAAACTGAAACCAATGGAAATTCTGTAG